CAAATATTTCTGGATGAAGAAGCATGCATAtacggggggaggggaagagtgttGCATTGGTTCTTTTTTGCCAGTGAGTTGAGTGCAGTCTCCCTGCTGTAAATGTGTGAAAGGGATCGCTGAGATGCCTCATCAACATGTTCTCTGTTGTTGCCCatgaacaaagttccaaacagccggcctgtgtgtgtgtttcagggtTGCTCTGCTTCCTGATCGGGGCTCTGGTCATCCTGTTGCATGGTGTCCGCCCTGCCCTCCTGAAAGCCTTCTTTGACCTGTGCGAGGATGAAGAGGAAGACGAGGGGCTGCTGGGCGAAGTGTATATCAACCCTCACATTCCCCAGATTAAGACAATTTCTTCCCCACCCAATTTCAGACTGACTGTCAAGAACAGCTAGAGTGAAACATTGCATGTGAACTGTTGCCTGTTTTTTTCTGCAAGGATATTGACTGCAAGGTACCCTGGCCAAGTGAGCGAGGGGGCAGGCCTGGCACTGTCCACACACTGGCCTTGGAAAGGGTGCCCTGAACCTGGCTTTTATGCCACCACAGCCTTCAACAGTTGCACCAACTTTCAGCCAGGAGAGCAACTGGAAAGCATTTCCTCCTGTCTATAGTAGTGCTatgagaaactggaaggggaTGATGATGGTACAGACAGGGGCCAATTGGAGCCTGCAAAGGAAGGGCTACCTTAGTTTAGTGCTAACAAGAGTTAATGCTTGATGGAAGCCGCATTTTGTGTCTGAAGAAGGTTCTGCTAAGCCAGTTTAGAGTGTTGTGAGCCCCATAGACTTGGGGCGTTTATGGGAACCTGTTTGATTGCTCAAGACTACTggtccagggggaaaaaatgtacacTACTCCATTCTTTGTCAATGTAAATTGACTCTACGTTCTGGAAAACCTTTCTTTGTGGGGGCACTCTGGACCTCAAGAAGCAATCTCAAGCTTCTGGCAACTCCATCCTCCAGTGTTGGGGGCTACTTGCCAGTTACTTGGTAaattcctctttcccttcctctccctacagcactgatgcaggggGTGCATCTGCATCAGTAACACTGGAAGGTTGCTATCTGTTGAATACAAGGGTTGGGATGCATAGTGGCTAAGGAACTGAGTTGCCAACCAGGACATCCTGTTTTGAATCTCagctctgccatgaacttgctagGTCGCCTTAGGTgagccattccctctcagcctcagtcttctccatctgcaatatgggcataataaTGCTCACTTAGCTTACCTTCCAAGGTGGTTGCAAAGGGTAcaacaagataatacatgtggtGGGCTTTGCACATAGaaaatgctatacaaatgttTAGTATCACTGTATGTTCACTTGCACTCATGCTCTTTAGATCTCAGTTAGTATCAAGCCCAGTTATGTTTACTGTCTCCACATTTGGCTGGTTTGTGGAAGGGGAGATATTACTGTATGTGCCTGACACTGACGTTGGAATGTGTTACTAGTGAGCAtatatgaaactgccttgtacTAATTTAGACCCATGGCTTATGTAGGTATTTGTGGGGGTTCTTCCCCTGCACCTGGAAATTGAacccatagaatcatagagttggaaaggatcgaataggtcatctagtccaaccccctgcccatagcaagaaatcctcctagactATCTCCAgtaggtgcttgtcaagcctctgcttgaagatttccagtgagggagagtccaccccctccctgggcaatctgttccactgctcaATTGCCCTTACTTTGACCTTCTCCTGACCTTCTGTAGGCCGAGCATGTGCTCCACTTTTGAGCTATAACCCCTTCCTAGTGGCATCCTTCCAGCAATGCTAGCTTCCTTCTGGGTGAAGCAGTAATGCATGGAGTAAGGTTGGAAATATGTAGACCTCTGAACAGCACCTAGCAATTGGCAATCTGTTCTCTTTACTTTGGCTGCTTCCTGCTGGAGGATGCTATATAGTGATATACTGTATGTTGATCAATCATGTACAGGTAGCTTTACCTTATAGGTTTCAGTACTGTGTTTACAGTATTTTGCCCTATGGAAGAAGCACTGCACTTTCAATTTTTGTTtgaagtttctagtccttaagccTGCAAAGAGTCAAAAGTATGCAGTGTTTGGGGGCATCACAGAAAATGTGTGCAAGAGCACAAGTTCCAGGAATGaagataaacttttttttttaggcaTTGTAGTCATTACCACAACAAACAGAACAGAATGTACAGGGGCTAGCATGTTACAAGGTTTAGATGTTTTGCCTGTTTAGTTTAATATATGTTTAGCACTCATCATagccttgaagaaaaaaaagacaggagCCCATTTGCTTAAGTTGCATCAACCTAAGCTGGGATTTCTGCTGCTGCTAGTTGCATACTTTAGCAACAAACCAGAAAATACTGAGATTGTGGATTTGAGAGTGTAACTCCTGTTTGGGATCACATGCAAAGTGTGCCTGAATTGGTGTACAGGAGGCGTGCAATATTTGCACTGGTAGACACAGTCCACAAAGCAGAATGTCAGAACTGGCTGGGTGAGCCTTGTATGTTGCTGCTCTGGGCTTGGTTCTCCTTGAGTGGAGAGTTCCTTTAATGGCATTTCAGAACCAGTGAGCTAGAAAGTGGTCGTTTGTATCTAGTTGATGTTTTGTATTTAATTGTAATATGATTTGTTAATAAAGCTCTAAAAGCCAGTCTGGTGTCCATTGTTATATCCTGGGTATCACAACAGTCCCTTGAAATGAGTTGCTCTTGTGTAGCAGAACAGCACAataccactgccttcccctgctctgaCTTGGATGGAAAACCAGGACCAGTCCATCTATgaggctgcctgaggcaactgcctcaggtgGTGAATTGGCAGGGATTCCTGCTGCTCACATCTGCCTGTCTCTTCTCCTAACCCCCCTCCTTAGATTCAAAAAGGACatggagaacagagcagaagaggaagtgtagaggagcaTTTTAGCCCATCCTTCTCCTTCGCCCTTCCTGTTTTGCTCCATTTCCAGCTTCCTTTTTGAACCCAGGGCTTTATTGTACGTTCCATAAGCCACCACACAGTGCAAAACAGCTGGAGCCTATATAAAGGTACATTTGGCAGTGCTTATGAGCAGTTGAAATATGCCTGTTACATGAAAAACATCTTGAATCTGTTCACAGTGGTGAAAAAAGTATATCAACATGTTACACAGTCCTTGTGGGCCCTTGTTTCCTACACACTTTCATCATCTAACAGCCAATAATTGGGGACTGCAATACAGCTTACATTAAATGCAGCATTAAGAGGTGGATTTAAAGCAGGATCTGCCTCCCTTTTGTCAAAAGGCAGCTAAGGGGAGGACGATCCAGGGGAGGAATATGGCTAATGGTTTCCCCTGGGCCATCTTCCCAACAACTGCTCCATGGACAAACATTCATGAGAGGGGGAGATTAGCAGAAAAATGTCATgggggcagtgctggcagcaTGTTGCTGGATTCCTGTGTCACCTCCTCACTTGTCCCCTGATGGTGTATTGGACACTGCCACTGACGGTTGAAGGGTTGGTCTGATCAAGTAcaccctctgatgggcatggtcCTTCAGCCAATTATACCACCCTGATGGGTTGAAAGGGTTAACACATCTCTGCACATGTTACAGTTCTGATGTGGAGCAGGTCTGtcctgtttttaatttaaaaagcagcattTCCTTTTTAAAGCCTGTTTCTTAATAAAAATGTTTAACAAAATATGTAGTCTGGCCCTCTGAGCAGACTGGCACAGAAACCCGCTATAAAGCATCACCTTGTCTATGTTAAACCTTTGTGGCTGCTTCCAGTCTCCTCCCATTTGTTTGCCTTGCTCAGTGTCACTCAAAGGAAAGATTATTCTCAGTTGTGCAAAGAGGAACATTTATTGACAATGCCTCTTCCATTGGAAATCTGCAGGAATTCTCTATGCAGCAAATATTTAGCTCTTCATAAAGTTGATCAATATTAGgattataataatataaatgtGATCATGTAAACAACATTTCTGGCATTCTTGATCCTTTCATTGGAAAGGTTTTCAGGAGTTTCCCTTTATCCAAAAATCCATGACCTTTTCCTCCCTTTAAATGTACTTTACTAGCATGTTCATTAATGAAGGAGTTTCCTGTAATAAAACACACAGATTAGTTAAGAAAAAAGGATGCTGTTGATGAGAGAGGAATatcctccccactgcctccctgatCAGCAGAAATTGGTTTCCCCATCTCCGTCAGCACAtctctgcaggatcaggcccagggcccatctagtccagcttcctgtatctcacagtggcccaccagatacctcagggagcacacacaagacacttgcatcttgctgccacctccctacatctagcattctatttacacccACACACCCCAGCAAGGTCTTCCCCTTAGCTGGGGCCTGTAGGTCTCACTGCACATATGGAAAGACTCCCCATTCTCGGACCAAAAATCTTTTTACAAAACAGCTGGTTTGAAGGAGGCTGTTAACCACTCTTCTGTCCTCAAGTGGTTGGGTTCACCCAAGCTCTTGAGATCTACAAATAAGGGTTGATTATTATGATACTTTGCTGCACCTGGCTGGAACAGGGATTGGTTGTAAATGCTATGGTGGAGCCTCTAGGCCACTCATCTTCCTCTTCTGTgccatttctcttccttttctaaagcagagagcaggaaaagcATGAGCAATGGAGGTGGGCACCCCTACCAATCCCTAGTCTGTGATTGACATTGCCCCTATAAATTCCTATTCAATCATTGTAATGCCTCAGTTATATCAAGTGTGGCATCCAGCAGGAACCTTGCAACTTTTGCCTAGCCATATCTCACACTGCGCTCACAGTGCAATGGATCAGCTATCTAAGGGAAGGGAACAGCTGGTGTACTGGGAAGTGAGATCCTTGCCAGACAAGTGAAATGTGAAAAGGTGCAGAGACCGTGTGATCCAGAGGAGAGACAAAGGTATATTGCATGCACAGCCAACCAACTGTGCATGTGGAAGCCTGTGCTCAACATCTTcagaatagtgggggggggggatctcaccTGGTCCTTCAGGTCCTGTTTCCTTTGGTTCTCCTCTAATAGCTTCTCTTGAAGGAGGATTTTAAGAAGCTCTCTCATCAACAGGTCCTTCATGTCCTCCAAGACACCTGTGAGCACTGGGCTGAAACCCTCAGGAATGTTGTTCGTGTCTGCTCTTTCAGGGGATGAAGACTGTACGTGAGAAGACACTGGAGAGCTCTTCTTCCCCATAAAATGTCCTGCAGTGACATTGCGCACATAGACATGGTAAGAAGGAGCTATGCAGTACTGCAGTCTTAAGCCAGTGAGCTGATGTGAAGCCAGCAGCAAAGAGACTGAGGGCaaaagcctaaccaggtctactcagaagtaaatcctattttgttcaatggggcttactctcaggaaagtgtggactcaggactgcagcctgagttgcAAATCAGGATTTCCCTGGTTTCTTTCTGTTTCAGTGTGGATTTTAGCCTCTGCTATGGACTCATGAGGTGGCATTAAGGTAGTCGCTCActcccagcctcagtcttccccatctgggGGGAAATATGGGGTATAAGAGTACTTACAGCAGTATGGGAATAAGagtaccttacagagttgttttCAGGGCCACATCAGGATAATCCACACGAAGCACTTTGCTCAAAAAGGCCTGTTCAATGCTGTTCAAATGCTAAGTCATTATCAGACAAATGGACATAGTACTATTTCTGAGGCTCACCTCATATTCTGCTGAATACTACTTTTCTCCCTCGCATTCACTCTGCCCATTGACTCACATAACCACTGGGTTTGTGTGGGTTGCTTGAGATAGTTGCCCACCGTCCACCATTTGTGTGATGCTGTTGCCACACCTGTGATTGTGTAGCTTGCATGCCTTTGCAAATGGACATTTAGGATTGCTTACAGTGGCTTGCAAAAAACTGCAACCCCACCTTTGCAGCAATCTCATGGTCACACACATCTGATGGGTGTACAGATCAGTCCCTCTACCCATCCCTGTCTCCTCCAAACACACTGACTGCAGTGGTCTCCTATTAGCTAGAAATGGATGTTTGAAATGAAGGACTAAGTAACATGTTTCATAACAGCAGAAACCAAAAACTTGTTTTGTGCAGGACCCATTGCTGCATTCAAATGACCAATTGTTACAAATTGTATACATAACACCAACAAAATGACATAAATGggcatttctgaaaaaaaaaaaaataatataggGTTTGGTTTTAGAATCTGCCACAGAAGTGGACCATTAATGCTTTTAAAGGGCTATATTTTGTTGTGGAATATAACTGTAAGCTCCTGTCCAAGATGCCATTATTCCAATTCACCAGCGATACATTTGGGCATGAAATAGAATTGAACAGAATCAATTTATTCAGGTTGGAGAGGATGGGTGGTTGGATAGGATGGGCGTTTCGCTCATCAGATGTTCTGTAACCAAAAAAGGAGTTATGTGCTACCTTGCTTCCTATCTGGGTTATTTGGAGGGAGTATATGTGCATGATCCCTGCGTGGGTGGAAAAATCAACCACATTGTACTAGCAAGACCTCATGCACATTCCTGAACCATGATTGAATATTATGAAAGGTAGTTGCCATCTATGTAATACATGGACATTGTTTAATATATAATCCTCTGAAAATCATTACTCATTGTTTGTGAGTAGATCATTAATCTTGTTGATGAATTAAGGCAAAAATGTTTAGTAcaatggttccaaaactgtggtttgggacccactggtgggtcgtgacctgatttttggtgggtcgccaaagggtgatagaaagatcagatattgcctcaagccctattcaaaaatcagatactatagctgccaATTAGCCTGGAAaaagctcagttcctgcagtgaGCAAG
The DNA window shown above is from Tiliqua scincoides isolate rTilSci1 chromosome 8, rTilSci1.hap2, whole genome shotgun sequence and carries:
- the NMB gene encoding neuromedin-B, whose product is MAARGLASRVLVVGALAYLLLFFTISVSPAFGDKRNGPFRLRENLWATGHFMGKKSSPVSSHVQSSSPERADTNNIPEGFSPVLTGVLEDMKDLLMRELLKILLQEKLLEENQRKQDLKDQETPSLMNMLVKYI